The proteins below are encoded in one region of Helianthus annuus cultivar XRQ/B chromosome 2, HanXRQr2.0-SUNRISE, whole genome shotgun sequence:
- the LOC110920273 gene encoding aluminum-activated malate transporter 9, which translates to MGDHIKSSRMNDKEDNLVIKASSRIDDKLPKTSNKSRVFMYTIWEFAKEDINRVTFSLKVGLAVLLVSLLILIQAPYQVFGTSVIWSILTVAIMFEYTVGATFQKGFNRTLGSLLAGVLAIAVAELALMIGTPAEPIIIGISIFMIGTVTSFMKLWPTLVPYEYGFRVILFTYCMIIVSGYRLGNPIKKSTDRFYSILIGAIVTVAVNTLIFPIWAGEQLHEELIKNFGSVADSLEECVKMYLADNGSNHPVINKIFMEEFPDEPAYKKCLTTLNSSVTIESLALSAKWEPPHGKFRHAFYPWSEYVKVGTVLRYCAYEVMALHGVLHSQIQAPYNLRFIFESEILEATSKAAELIRCLGKDICDMKQSLQSSLLHSVHGSTERLQRAIDKHLFSKDNAKAELNYQGQRRSVDGADGITKIQASVRTEAFSLVTFTSLLIEFVARLDHLAEAVNELSKIAKFKHESP; encoded by the exons ATGGGAGATCATATCAAGAGTTCGAGAATGAACGATAAGGAGGACAATCTTGTCATTAAAGCGTCGAGTAGAATCGACGATAAACTCCCAAAAACCTCAAACAAGTCCAGAGTTTTTATGTATACAATCTGGGAATTTGCTAAGGAAGACATCAACAGGGTGACATTCTCTCTAAAAGTTGGTCTCGCTGTTCTCCTTGTGTCCTTACTCATTCTAATCCAAGCACCTTATCAAGTGTTTGGCACCTCCGTCATCTGGTCCATCCTCACAGTAGCCATTATGTTCGAATACACCGTAG GGGCAACATTTCAAAAAGGATTCAATCGTACACTTGGAAGCTTGTTAGCTGGAGTCTTAGCCATTGCTGTTGCGGAATTAGCTTTGATGATAGGTACCCCTGCCGAACCTATTATAATAGGCATCAGTATTTTCATGATAG GGACCGTAACGTCATTCATGAAGTTATGGCCAACCCTTGTGCCATATGAATATGGTTTCCGAGTTATACTATTTACATACTGTATGATCATAGTTTCGGGGTACCGATTGGGAAATCCCATTAAAAAATCAACTGATCGGTTTTACTCCATCTTGATTGGAGCAATTGTAACGGTAGCAGTGAATACTTTGATTTTCCCAATATGGGCTGGTGAACAGTTGCATGAGGAACTCATCAAAAACTTTGGTTCAGTGGCAGATTCACTTGAAG AGTGTGTCAAAATGTACTTGGCCGATAATGGATCAAATCATCCCGTAATAAACAAGATTTTCATGGAAGAATTTCCAGATGAACCCGCTTACAAAAAATGCCTAACCACATTGAACTCATCCGTGACAATTGAGTCCTTG GCTCTTTCAGCTAAATGGGAACCACCACACGGTAAGTTCCGACACGCTTTCTATCCTTGGAGTGAATATGTAAAAGTTGGCACAGTCTTGCGATATTGTGCATACGAGGTCATGGCACTTCATGGTGTTCTTCACTCACAGATTCAG GCACCGTATAATTTAAGATTCATATTCGAATCAGAGATACTAGAAGCAACAAGCAAGGCTGCCGAGTTGATCAGATGCTTAGGTAAAGATATATGTGACATGAAACAAAGCCTACAAAGTTCTTTACTGCATAGTGTCCACGGATCAACAGAAAGACTCCAAAGAGCGATAGACAAGCATTTGTTTAGCAAAGATAATGCAAAAGCTGAGCTAAACTACCAAGGTCAAAGGCGGTCAGTAGATGGTGCAGATGGCATTACAAAGATACAAGCATCGGTTAGGACTGAAGCATTCTCACTTGTTACTTTCACTTCATTACTGATAGAGTTTGTTGCTAGACTGGATCATTTGGCTGAAGCTGTTAATGAGCTTTCAAAAATAGCGAAATTCAAACATGAGAGTCCGTGA